The Halotia branconii CENA392 region AGCAGAGTTGTCAAACCTAACCCATCAAGTTCAAGAAACTGTCGGCTCAGTTGACATCTTAATTAACAATGCTGGCGTAGAAATTCATCGAGCTTTTGTAGACTATTCTACAAAAGAGATTGAGTCAATATTAGTTACTAATCTCATATCCGCTATGGAATTAACTCGTTTATTACTGCCAAACATGATAGAACGGGGTAGCGGTCGCATCATTAATATTGCTTCTTTAGCAGGTAAAAAAGGAGTTGCTTACAATAGTATTTATTCTGCAAGTAAAGCAGGTTTAATTATGTGGAATGATGCTATGCGTCAAGAATTTGCAGGTACTGGCATTCATTTCTCGGCAATTTGTCCAGGATATATCTCAGAAATTGGCATGACCGCTGATAGTCGCATTCCTGCACCCAAGTTAGCAGGAGTTTCTATACCAAAACGCGTAACGGATGCTGTTATCTGTGCGATTAAGCACAACAAAGCAGAGGTAATTGTCAACGAAAATCTGATTACCGAAAGCTTAACAAAACTGATGTTTGCGATTGGACAAATTTCTCCTTCTGTTGTCGATATGCTTTATCGCTGGTTGGGTGTAGTCAAATTAAACAAACGACGGGTAGAAGATTGGACTCCCAATCGTGTGGAAATCGGAAACCATCATAAATAATAAAAAATTATGGAGGGTTAAATACAGTTATTAGTTATCACTGTGTCAGTCGAGGATTTAACTCTGACTGAAACCTACCAGTTGTGAGAAGTCGGGAACTTTAACCCAAGATTAAATACTACTGATAACTGTTTACTGTTCACTGTTAAAACCCATCCATAATTTTTTGGCTTGTAACCCAATTCATCGTACCTTTTACTTCCTGAGAAGTGCTTTTACTTAAAAAGCAAAAAAAGTTAAGCTATCATGAATCTTTTATGAAGTTTTAGTAAATTAAGTAATTTTACTAGGAAAAAGTTGACTGTTATGGTAGCTTTCTATCAAAATGTTGTTTGCTTGATTAAAAATATAAAAAATGCATTTAGCCTATATTATTTAATTCACCAGAGTTTATATTTCTGTTCTTACCAATTACTCTTGTAATATTTTTCTCTTTTGGTAAATATGGTTATCATAAATTAGCGATCGCTTTCTTAGTGATCGCTTCTTTATTTTTCTATGCTTGGTGGAATCCCAAGTATTTACTATTGCTTTTAGTGTCAATTAGCTTTAACTTCTTTATAGGTCATACACTAAACCAAAATTTGCGATCGCCAGCTAGAAAAAAAGCATTACTCATTTTGGGTGTAACAATTAATCTTGTCCTTATTGGTTACTTTAAATACGCTAATTTTTTTGTTGCAAACGTTACAGATATTTTAGGTATAAACTTTAATTTACAGAATATTATTCTGCCGTTAGGTATATCCTTCTTTACTTTCCAACAAATTGCATACTTGGTAGATTCTTACCGTAATGAAACCCAAAATTATAATTTTGTAGATTACTGCCTATTTATTAGCTTTTTCCCTCAACTAATTGCAGGTCCTATTATTCACCACTCAGAGGTGATGCCGCAATTTAATGATAAAACTGTGTATCGGTTTAATTCAGAGAATTTGGCAGTGGGTATAACTATTTTTACTTTAGGGCTATTTAAGAAAGTTGTACTTGCAGATAACATTGCTATCTATGCAAGTCCAGTATTTAACGCTGCTGCTCAAGGTGTATTACCTACATTTTTAGAATCTTGGGTTGGCGCACTTGCTTACACATTACAGCTATACTTTGATTTTTCTGGTTATTCTGATATGGCAATTGGTATAGCTAGAATGTTCGGTATTAAATTACCAATTAACTTTTTTTCACCTTATAAAGCTTCAAGTATCACCGATTTCTGGCGCAGATGGCACATCACCCTCTCTAACTTTCTTCGAGATTATATATACATTCCTCTAGGTGGTAATCGCCAAGGTGAGATGAGACGTAATTTGAATTTAATGATAACTATGCTGTTAGGAGGACTATGGCATGGCGCAGGCTGGCAATTTATCTTTTGGGGTGGGTTACATGGGTTTTATTTAGTTATTAACCACCAATGGAATGCTTTACAAAAGAGTTACAATTATAAAGTAGATAACTGGTTAAGCTTGAAAG contains the following coding sequences:
- a CDS encoding SDR family NAD(P)-dependent oxidoreductase — translated: MTNLKGKTVLLTGASRGLGLYFARALAKEQATIICVSRSQAGLDTTCDEIKALGGQGISIPFDMKNIAELSNLTHQVQETVGSVDILINNAGVEIHRAFVDYSTKEIESILVTNLISAMELTRLLLPNMIERGSGRIINIASLAGKKGVAYNSIYSASKAGLIMWNDAMRQEFAGTGIHFSAICPGYISEIGMTADSRIPAPKLAGVSIPKRVTDAVICAIKHNKAEVIVNENLITESLTKLMFAIGQISPSVVDMLYRWLGVVKLNKRRVEDWTPNRVEIGNHHK
- a CDS encoding MBOAT family O-acyltransferase, which gives rise to MIASLFFYAWWNPKYLLLLLVSISFNFFIGHTLNQNLRSPARKKALLILGVTINLVLIGYFKYANFFVANVTDILGINFNLQNIILPLGISFFTFQQIAYLVDSYRNETQNYNFVDYCLFISFFPQLIAGPIIHHSEVMPQFNDKTVYRFNSENLAVGITIFTLGLFKKVVLADNIAIYASPVFNAAAQGVLPTFLESWVGALAYTLQLYFDFSGYSDMAIGIARMFGIKLPINFFSPYKASSITDFWRRWHITLSNFLRDYIYIPLGGNRQGEMRRNLNLMITMLLGGLWHGAGWQFIFWGGLHGFYLVINHQWNALQKSYNYKVDNWLSLKVSWFITFIAIVFAWVFFRSENMSTALIIIKSMVGLNGLSFSNELIMIGRKKIVFDILILLAIAWFMPNVQEWMSKYEPVLNYDKVKRLSSNNIVWSRLQWQPNQIYAVVTSGLTVIAFLHLAKVSEFLYFDF